The following nucleotide sequence is from Fibrobacter sp. UWP2.
CGCAAGCCTCCATGCGCCCGCGTCGCAAATGAGGCGGTCCTTGTCGTCATCGTTGTTGGGGACGCCCTTGGCGACAACAACGCCGTCGTTCGCCTCGGTGCAGCCGTCCAACTTGAATTCCGTCTGCCAGAACCGGGTCACGTACTTCTCGAACGCGGGCACGGAATCGGAAAGCTTCCAGGACTTCACGTTCGCGCGGAAATCGGACAATCGGCCGTCAAGGTCCGCGTTCATCGCCCAGTCGGCGATGACCTTGCGCATGGACTCGTCGTCCCAGGTTCCGTCCTTCTCGAGGTTCGCCGCGAAGCCCGTGATGAAGTCGGAGAGCTGGCTCACCGAGCCGTCGCGCTGCATCATGATGGATACGGCGAGGAGCGCCGCGTCGGCTTCGCTGGAGCCCGCGATATTCAGGTCTTCGGAGTTCTTGAACCCGGCGGAATTTATGTGGAACGCCGCAAAGATTTCTTTTTGAGCCTGTTTTTTAGCGGTGGCGAAACGCTCGCCCATGTTCTTCACCAGATGGTACACGCGGTCGTACTCCAGGTGCGTGAGCAGGTTCAGGTTCGCCGAGGTGTGCGTCGTGAGGTCGGTCAATGCGTTCAGCGTAATCTGCGACTCGGAGTTCTCACCCGTGACCTCGTTCTTGTAAAAGCCCGTGGCGGTGAGGCTCACGTACTGCGACTTGAGCATGCCGCCGCGCAGCTTGAACTCGCCGTCGTCGCTGCCGATCTTGCCCTCGTAGGTGATGTTGGATTGCGTGAGGGTGCGACCGTTTTCGAGGCCGCGCACCGAGACGGGAGTCCCCTTGAGGAACGGTCCTTTTTGCGAGTAGCCTGTGATGCTGTCGAGCGAGGTCGCTACCGCTTCGGAGTCCGCAGCGGCGGTGTCCTTGAGGTCCTTGCCGTTGGCTCCGTTCTTGCCGTCACTTCCGTCCTTGCCGTTTAGTACCACGCCGATGGAGTCGCCGTTACAAACAATCTTCATGCCGCTCCCGTCCTGGAGCGCTTCCGTGGAGCACGACGCGCCGCTGCCGATTATCGTCCACTCCTCCTCAGAGCAGACCCTGAGCTCGTTCTCGCTCTTGACCCAAACGTACGCCCCTTCGTTGTCGGTGGTACATTCCGGGAGGCTGTCCAAATCGACGACCAGGTCAAGGGTGCCGTCTTCAAGAATGTTATTTGTAGTCTCGTTGGTGTCGCCGCAGGCGACAAGGAGGGTGACGATGCCACAAACCAGAGAAAGGGCTATTTTTTGCATATAAACCTCTTGTACAAACGTAAAGTAAATTTTCGCTACACAAAAGTCAATACGTAAAAAGCACCTCCACGCCAGAAGAGCCTAAAAAAGTACGCACTTTTCGCAGGTGGCACCTGCGGAGGCGGGGTCGCCAAAGCGGCGCTCGGGATTGGGGCAATGCTCCTCGGTGCCATCGGGCATCACCCAGATGTCGTTCTCAAAGAGGTTGCACGGCTTGGGAACCTTGCCAATTATGAACAAACTGCCTTCGCTTCGCACCTTGCTGGACCGGACGATTTCGCGCAACTCGCCAATCATTTTTTCGTCGATCCCATAAGCTTCGCGCAGGCGTTCCCCGCAGCCGAGGAACACGGGCAAGTTCCACTTGACGCGATCGACGTTGACGCCTTCGGCCCAGCGGAGCAAATCGGCAACCGAAGCGAGCATCTTTCTATGGAGCGTCACCTGGAGGCACACCGTTCCCTGTCGCCGCAGCGAAAGTAACCTTTCCACGTTCCCGCGCCAGCGTTCAAATGCAATGCCCGGCATCATTTCGTTAAAGGTAGTCTCGTCAAAGCCCATGCAGCTCACCTTGATGTCGCGGCAGGCCAAAAGAAGGCGGCCCATTCCCGCTTCGCTTCCCCACACACCCGGGAAAGACCCGTTCGTCGTCAAGTTGAGGGCGACGCCTTGACCCGCGCAATAATCCAACAAATTTTCAAAGTACGTATAAAGTAACGGCTCGCCCATGGTACTCGGGATGACCTCAAAGGGCTTGACACGGTCAATGGCAGCCTTTGCCACGGCCCAGGGCATTTCGCCCTTGCCAAACGCACGGCCCCGCTGGTTCAAAAAGCACAACGGGCAGCGCAGGTTGCACTTGTCGGGATTCGTAACCAGCGTGAGGCGCATTTTAAAAGCCCGATTACTTCCTTAAAAACTTGATGGCAGCCATGCCCGCTGTGGCGCCCTGTCCCACGGCTACGGCCACCTGCAAAATGCCGCCGGTGCAGTCGCCCGCCACATAGAGTCCGGGGACGGTCGTCATGTAGTCCTTGTCAAACACAATGGAGCCGTTCTCGAAGGCGGCTCCCGCCTTGCGCGCGAGGTCCAGGGCGTTTGCGCTACCGAGCGCCACGAACATTCCGTCAAACTTGGACTCAGAGCCATCCGCAAACGAGACCCCCTCCAAAGAGTCTGTCCCAAGCAAGCCCTTGAGGGGGCGCTTGTCGACCTTCACCGTTTCGGGAAAGTTCGCCGTCAATTCGGCGCCGTTGGTCAAGAGCGTCACGCTGCCCACCACGGGCAAAAGTTCACTGCACTCGTGCAGCGCATACTCGCCGGAACCGAGCACAGCGACATCCTTGCCACGGTAAAAGAAGGCGTCGCAAACGGCGCAGTAACTCACGCCGTGGCCTTCCATCTCGGCCATGCCGGGCAGGGGCTGTTTTTTGCGGGCAGATCCCGTCGCCATAATGCAAGCGCGACCGCGGTACTCGCCCTTGAGCCCCATCGCCACGAATTCCTTGCCGTCAAAGAGCAAATCCGTCAGTTCGTCGTCAGCGAATTTGGCACCCAGGGCGGTCGCCTGCTTTTTGCCGACCTCGGCGAGTTCCGCCCCAGAGAGGGGCCTCTCGAGGCCATAATAATTTTCAATCATGTGCGCCTTGGAAAGCGCTCCCGTGTCCTTGCCCACCAAAAGCACGTCCAAGTTGCTGCGCAGGGCATACAAAGCCGCCGAAATCCCTGCCGGTCCATAACCAATAATCAATACATCTGACATAAGTACCTCCTACACAAAAATACGAATTTATTTATCTTATTGACAACATCAAGGAATTTTTATTTATGCAGCGCTACACTCCCCGCGATCTTTTTGTCGAAGTCGGCTACGGTCCCAACTTTGCGGACCAGCTTATACAAAATGCCTATAGCAAGTTATTCGAAGGTGACCCCATTGACGAACGCATTTGCTTTGAGGCGGGAAGCGACATGGCCTACATCATCGACATCGGCCACGACGACATCCGCTCCGAGGGCATGAGCTACGGCATGTTCATCACGGCGCTTACCGGCCACGAAGAGCTCTTTGCCAAACTGTGGAAGTTCGCCAAGCGCTACCTGCGCAACAACGAAGGCCCGCACAAAGGGTTCTACTCCTGGCAGGTCTCCACGACGGACTTCACCATGATGGATCCGGGCGCCGCACCTGACGGCGAAGAGTACATTGCCGCCGCCCTCCTCATCGCCGCCAAAAGGTTCAACCGCGACGACTACAAGCAGGAGGCCCTTGAGCTCATCAACTGCATGATGGACAAGCCCGTGAACGAGCTAGTGGGGCCCATGATCGACCACGAGCGCATGCTCATCAAGTTCTCGCCGGTGCTGGGCAACGACTTTACCGACCCCAGCTACCACACGTTTGCCTTCTACCGCGCCTACGCCGAGGCTACCGGCGACGACCGCTGGAACCAGATTGTCAAAAACAGCCTCGAGTACATCCAAAAGGCGGCGCACCCCGAGACCGGGCTATGCGGCGACTACAGCGAATACGACGGAACCCCCAAAGCCATGCCCTGGTTCCCCGAGAGCAACTGCTTTAGCGGCGACGCCTGGCGCGTCGCCCTCAACCTGAGCGTGGACTACGCCCTCTTCCGTGGCCACGACTGCGAAAAAGAAATTTGCACCCGCCTGCTCAACTTCTTTGAGGCGCGCCGACCGTACCTCTCGGACTACGCCACCGACGGCACCCCCTACCCCCGCCAAGGCCGAAACGCCACCCCGGGCATCATCGCCATGAACGCGGCGGCCTGCCAGGTGCTGCAAACCGAAGACCCGCTCATGAAGCCTTTTGTCAAGGACTTGGCGGCGCTCTCGGTTCCCTACCGTTTTTGGCGCTACTACGACGGCATGCTCTACATCATCGGGCTCCTCGCCACCGCGGGCAAAATCGAGATTTAGCGCGCTCTTTTTTATTACCGCATCGGCAATTTTTTGTTTATATTACATATAAAGGAGATTTATATGCAGAACAGAATTTTGCCTATTTGCCTTACCGTCGCCGCAGCTTTCGCCTTCACCGCCTGTGAAGACATACGCGAAGAAACCTACCCCAACGGGAACATCCGCTTCCAGACCACCTACGTCAAAGACAAAAAAGAGGGCATGGAAAAGGAGTTCTACGAGAACGGGACGCTCAAGCGCGAAACCGAATACAAGAACGACCGTCGTGAAGGCATGACCAAGGACTATTACCCCGACGGTACTCTGCAAGACGAAATTCCCTATGCGGACGGCTACATCGAAGGCATCGTGAACCGCTACCACAAAAACGGCAAACTCGCCTCCAGCGCTAACTACAGCCAAAACAAGCAGGTGGAATTCGGCAAGTACTTTGACGAGAACGGCGACCCCGCCACCAGCGGCAGCTACAAGGACCCGCGAGACGGTTACGCTTACGAATGGGTGCGCATTGGCGACCAGCTGTGGACGGCCGAGAACATCAACTTCGCGACCGCCGCGGGCTCCCTCTGTTACCAGTGCAACCACTGGGGAAGACTCTACGATTTTGAAAACGCACAAAAGGCTTGCCTTGGCGGCTTCCATATGCCCACCAAAGAAGAATGGCAAAAGCTCCTCGACTTTGCCGGCAAGGACCCGGGCTTAAAGCTCAAAGCCGGCTACGGCTGGGATCCCATCAAGGGGACAGCCGTCTACGGCAATGGCAAGGACGAATTCGGCTTTGGTGCCAAGGCCGGCGGCGGGCACTTCGCCAAGAGCGATGTTGCCCTCAAAGACCGCAAGCTGCAGGATGCCGGTCAAAAGGCCTACTTCTGGACAAGCGAGGGCGAAGTCCTCGTGTTCGTGACCGACAAGAACACCGCCAAGTTCGAGAAGTTCAATCCCGAATTCGGCGCAAGTTTGCGCTGCCTAAAGGATTAGTAAATAGTGGTTAGTAAACAGGAAAAAATCGCCCCGGCCAAACCGGAGCGTTTTTTAATTTCAAGTGCGAGCGGTCTCTGTGAGCCGTAGGCGACTCGTATCAACGAGTCGTCAAAGGCGAGAGCGAGCGCCAGCCCTGTACTTGTTATACAGATTCTAGCGCGAGCGGTCTCTTCCCTTACGTCGTATATTCGGCGTTGATCTTCACGTAGCCGTAGCTCAAGTCGCAGGTAAACGCGCTTGCGGATGCCTGCCCGATGTTGAGCACGAGCGTCACCTTGTATTCACGCTGGCGCACCACGGCATGCAAGGCCGCAGTCTGTGCCTCGTCGAGCTGGAGCGGGCGCCCGCCTTCCAAGACCTTCACGTCACCGAAATACAGGTCGGTGTGTTCTGCCACCATGTTGCAGCCGCTGGAACCCGCGCTGCTGAGGATGCGGCCCCAGTTCGGGTCTTCACCGAACATTGCGCACTTCGCGAGGTTAGATGTCCCGATAAAGCGCGCCATGCGGAGTGCTTCCTCGTGGCTTTCGGCCTTCTCGATACGCAGTTCGATAAGCTTGGTGGCACCTTCGCCATCACGCACGATGTCTTTTGCGAGGCTCTGCATGATGAGCATGAGGGCAGCACGGAACTCGCCCTGTTCGCTGAGGCTCAGGTCCTCGTAACGAAGCCCGCTCATCCCGTTTGCGAGCATAATGCAGGTGTCGTTTGTGCTGGTGTCGCCGTCCACGGTAATCGCGTTGAACGAGTCCGCAATATCGGCACGGAACTCCGCAAAAAAGTCAATAGGGAGAGAAATGTCCGTCGTAATAAAGGCGAGCATCGTCGCCATGTTCGGATGAATCATGCCGCTGCCCTTGCAGGCACCGCCAATCGTCACCACGCCCTTCTCCGTGTGGATTTCCACGGCATGGCTCTTCAAGGCAAGGTCGGTCGTGAGGATGGCTCGGCCAAATTCCTCGGAAGCATCGGCGTGGAGTTTCTCGACGAGTTTCGGGATACCCGCTTCAATCTTGTCCATCGGCATCAGGTGACCAATCACACCCGTGCTGCACACGAGCACACTCTTCGGGGTAAGGCCAAGAGCCTCCTCGGTCATCACGGCCATACGCTCGGCATCCTTGTAACCCTGTTCGCCGGTACAGGCATTGGCGTTACCGCTGTTCACCACGACCGCCGTCGCAAAGTGTGCATGCTCCAGGGCAGCCTTGTCGTAAAGGACCGGGGCGGCCTTCACCTTGTTGGTGGTAAACACGGCAAAGCAACGTGCCGCCTTTTCACTCTTCAAGAGTGCCATATCCGCATTACCGCTAGCCTTAATGCCAGCGCAAATTCCAGAAGCGGTAAATCCCTTGGGGGAGCAAACGCCGCCATTATCCAATAAATTGTACATACAATCTCCTAAAAGATGCCATAAAATTTATTAACTTATAGAGCATGGAAAAGATCAAGTTTACACAAGAAGCTTACGACAAGCTCGTCAAAGACCTTGAAAATTTAAAAAATATGGAGCGTCCGCGCGTCCTCCAAGAATTGGTCGACGCCCGTGCACAGGGTGACTTGAGCGAAAACGCCGAGTACCACGCCGCCAAGGAAAGGCTCTCCTCCATCGACAACATCGAGATGCCCAGGCTCCAGGACCAGTTGGCCCGTGCCGAGGTCGTCGCCTTTGACCCAAACTGCGAAAAAATCAGTTTTGGCGCCAAGGTCTCCCTCCTCAACCTGAAGACCAAGAAGAACGTGAACTACCAGCTGGTGTCTCCCGAAGAAGCCGACGCCCTCAACGGCAAAATCAGCTTCAAAAGCCCCATCGGCGCCGCCCTCACGGGCAAAAAGAAGGGCGAGACCATCGAAGTCACCACCCCGAGAGGCGTGAACAAGTTCCAAATCGTCGACTTCAGCTAACCTTTAAGCCATGATCCTCACTCTCATCGGCGAAGACAACTTTACCAAGGACAAGTGCGTAGAGAAGTTCCTATGCGACACTCTCGGCGACCGCCGAGACGACCCCTTGGCCAAGCAAATCCTGTTTGCGACCGATACGAACATCCCCTCTATCGCCGACGCCGTCATTACCGCCTGCGACTCGGTGTCAATGTTCTCCCCCGAGCAGGTCGTGGTCGTCCGCAAGGGCGAAGCCCTCAAGGCGGACGACGTTAAGAGCCTTGCCAAGTGGCTCTCCCACGGTCCACAGTGCAAGCTCCTCATGGAATTCGAGAAGCTGGATGCCCGCGGGGAACTGTACAAGACACTCGCCAAGGTGGGCGAAATCCAAAAGTACGAAGTCCCTAAGCAATACAAGATGGCAGAGTGGATTGCCGCCGCCATCCCCACGCACTTCAACAAGGCGATTGACCGTGACGCCTGCCAGTACCTCGCCGACGCCCTCGGCACCGACACCAAGCTCGTAAGCGAGGAAATCGAGAAGGTCCTGCTTTTTGCACCCGACTGCCCCAAGATCACGCTGGAACTTGTTCGCACGATGATCGTGCCCCAGCGCGAGATGGTCTCTTACGAAATCAACGACTCCTTCGGTATGCGTGACGCCAAGACCTATACCCGCATGTTGAACGAGATGCTCAACAACGGCGTAAGCGCTATCCAGATCGTGGGCTCGCTCTACCGCTATTCCGTGGACCTCTTGAACTTCTCGACTCTCCTCAGCAAGGGGATGCAGGCAAAGGATGCCGCGGCGGCCATCGGCAAAAACGACTTCATCTTCAACGTGAAGGGCAAGGCTCCCCAGTGCGCACGCAATTGGGGCAGGCCACTCCTTTGCCGCGTAATTCGTCGCCTGGCCGACCTCGACTACGAAATCAAGAGCGGCCTATGCAGCACACGCATTGCGCAGGAGCTCGCCCTCGCCTCCCTCGTGGTGCGATAAGCGAATCTTCTGCAGTTACACTTCCAAAAAAAATCAGACAAAAAAACCTCCACAAATGTGGAGGCTTTTTTAAACTTGCGTAGCAGAGAATTACTGCCAGTCGCCGCTTTCTGCGGCAGGAGCTTCGGGGGCGGGAGCCTCGGGAGCGGCGGCAGGAGCGGGTTCCGCTTGCGGTGCCGTCTGGGCAGCCGGAGCAGGTTGAGCAGCCGGTTGAGCGGCAGGAGCCGGCTGGGCAGCCGGGGCGGCCTGCGGTGCTTCCTTCTCTTGACCTTCAACCACAGCGGACGGTTCCGAAAGTTCCACATCGCCAATGTAGTTGCGGATGATTCGCGGCGTCACAAAGATCACAAGGTCCTTTTTAATAACAGAATTACGGCTATACTTAAATAGATTTCCAATCAATGGAATATCTTTGAGGAACGGAATGCCTCGTTCTTCTTCTTGATTTTCATTACGAGTCAAGCCACCTATCACAACCGTTTCTCCATCAGCCACAACAACTTTTGTCTTCGCTTCTTGGGTACTAATAACAACCTCACCCTTTTCATCATAGCTATATGAATTGTTTTCAGGATGCAAATCAAGCAAAATACGATTATCGCCAGAAACATGCGGAGTCACTGTGAGCTTGATACCCGTTTCCACAAGTTGTGTCGAAGATTCACCATCATCGTCAATCACGCGGATCGAGACCTTGTCACCCATGAACACTTGGGCTTCGGTGTTGTCGAGCGTCGAGACTTGCGGACTCGCAAGCACTTCCGTAGAAGCATCACCCATCAAGCTGGTAATGGCAACCTGGAGGTTATTGTCCAAAAGGCTTGTAGTAATAGCCGTTGAAGCTTTATTAACTGCCGGAGAAGCGCCATTATTCGGGAAGGACTGAACCACAGCACTAGTACGAGTTGAAGCCGCAGCACTTCCCGTTGCCGTTCCGGCAACCCCTGGAGTTAGTGCCGTATTGCCCATCGTCGCCGTCCAGTCCACACCTAACTCACGAGCCAATTCACTACTTACCACAACGAGCTTGGCAGTAATCATGATTTGCAGCGTTTCCACATCCAATTCCGCTAAAGCGTTGTTCATTTGCTCAATCTTGTCTTCGGTATCGTACACAATAATCGAGTTGGTGCGTTCCACCGTGGTAATGCGACCACGACCGCTCTTCATGCTTTCAAGCACCTTCACCAGTTCCTCGGCCTTGGCGTGGTGCACCTGGAAGTTCTTACGTACCAGCGGAGCCGATTCGGCGACCTGCTTTTCTTCGTCAGCGAGTTTCTTTTGCTTTGCCAGGTAGGTGCTGGTGCGCTGGATCATGATGTACTTGTCCTGGATGACCCAGGTCAGTTCGTTCATGTTACAGACAATGTCCAGCGTTTCTTGCCAGGTCTTCTTGGTCACCTTGAGGCTCATCTTGCCCTTGACTTCGGGAGCAAGCAAAATGTCGACACCGGCAACCACCGAGACAGAGCGGAACACGGCTTCGAAGTCCATGTCCACAAAGTTAAAGTCATACAGCTTCTTGTTCGGGGCAACCGACCCTTCGGCAGGCGCAGCCCAGACAGTAGCGAAACTCGCCACCATAAGAAGAATGGTCAGAATTTTTGTCAGCTTTTTCACTTTTGACCCCCAAATTTATCGGGAAGACCCATGGAGTAGCGACGGCTCACACCGAATTCTTGAATAAGGAAGAGCACGTCTGTTTGTGTAATTTTAAGAACTTTACCATTGAGAATCTTGTCGCCTTCCTTGAGCGTATAAGACACGGAAGGATTCTTGGATTCCACTAGAATAGCCATCGGCACATCGGATTCCCAAATGATGCCCACCAGTTCCACCTGGTCAATGTTAATGCCTTCTTCGACAAGGCCCTTGATTTCGACAAACGGATCACGACGACCAAACGAGCTGTATGTCACGCGATCCTCGTACAAGCCATCCAACTGGCTTCCCTGAGTCGGATTTTCACCCGCGAGATTTTCACCGCGTTCCTTGTCAATCTGTTTCAAGCGCTCCGCCTGCACAGAAGAAAGTTCATCCATGTAGCTCACCGCGCGTTTGTTCACAAAGCCAACGCGGCTGCCCGACTGCACCTTGCAATACAGGCCGGTCAAATCCAAATTCACAAGGCGGTCGCCAAACACCAAGCGTTGCAACACCTGGGAGTTTTCGTTCGGAGCCGCATAAAGTTCAATTTCATCGGCAACCACAATCAGTTCGCGCACAACCGGACGCAGGTGGAAGGCCTGGGAGCTAGACACAATTTTCTTGCTGTCCTTTTCAAAACGGCTCACAAAGGATTCAAAATTGGGACGTTCTTCTTCGACGCTCTTAATCCAGTTGCGGACAAAGATTCCATCGGGGCGAGCCGACCAGAACACAAATCCATCCTTTTTAACGGCTTTTTCGGCCACCTGCAAAATAAAGGCGCCCTCTTGCACAAGCATTACCGGCTTGGCTCCGGGCTGCAATTGGACTTTGAGACCGTTGGCGCCCCACGTCACGGCGCGTACCAGGGAGCCTGCGCCCACCTTGAATACAGGGGACTTTTTAGGGCCAGCAAGACCGATTGTGTAAGTCGAAGCCTTGTCGGGGCCAGAGACGTTCTTAATTTCGACCGGGCTGTCAGCCTCCAGGCGGAACTGTTCCATGCCGGAACCGATCAAGACGGTCATCTCTTTTAAGTTCGGGAGCAGAGCCGAAATTTTACCGCCTTCCTTGAGCGCCTTTTCCAAAGCCTTTTCTTCTTCGGCAAGGCGTTTTTCCTCTTCCTTGGCGGCTTTCTCGGCAGCCTTCTTCTCTTCGGCCAAGCGCTTCTTCTCTTCGAGGGCGGCCTTTTCGGCGGCTTTCTTCTCTTCGGCAGCCTTCTTTTCGGCGGCCTTCTTCTCTTCGGCCAAGCGCTTCTTTTCTTCGAGGGCGGCCTTTTCGGCGGCTTTCTTCTCTTCGGCAGCCTTCTTTTCAGCGGCCTTCTTCTCTTCAGCCAAGCGCTTCTTTTCTTCGAGGGCGGCCTTCTCGGCGGCTTTCTTCTCTTCGGCAGCCTTCTTTTCGGCGGCCTTCTTCTCTTCGGCCAAGCGCTTCTTTTCTTCGAGGGCGGCCTTCTCGGCGGCTTTCTTCTCTTCGGCGGCCTTCTTTTCGGCAGCCTTCTTCTCTTCGGCTAAACGCTTGGCTTCTTCCTTCGCCGCTTTTTCGGCAGCCTTCTTGCGTTCTGCAAAAAGCTTTGACAAGGTCCAGGCCTTGCCCTTGTTTCCCTTGAGTTTCAAAAGGAAGTTGGCGTCGTCAAGAGCGATTTCATTTTTGTCAGAGTTCAATGCCGGTCCCACAGTCATCTCGATCTTCAAGAAATCCATACCGCGGTACGGTTCCTTGAACACGCGCATGGAACGAACCATTTCGGCAGCGGCGTCTATATCGTAAGAACCCTCGCCCAAGGCGAAATCAGTTCCCGAAAAGCCCACCGTCAATTTTTGGGCCTTGGCATCGTACTTTTGGTAAAAAGTCGGTAAATCCTTGTTCGACGCAAACTGGAACACCACCGCACAATTCTTGGAATCACAACTGTAGCGAACATCCTTGATTAGCGCTGCATTTGCCGCCACCGCCACGAACAGGAACAAAGGAATGAATTTATTCATAATCATTACTGAGCCTTCTTGGATGTATAGGTGGTCAAGTTAAACGTAACCGACATGGTAATCGGCGTCCAACCGTGTGTCTCGGCCTTCTGCAATTCCGCAGCAATGCCCGAGTAACGGCTCAACCTTAAATTCGAGATTGCGGTCGGGTAATTGAAGTTCGCGATTTCGGCGAACAGGTAACCCAGCATGTGGTAACCCGAATTGACCGCAATAGAGTAACGATTCTCTATGTAGTGTTCCTTGGGAGAGCTTCCCTCGGGGTTGAATTTTTGGATTTGAACGCCGGAGCTGCGCAACACAGAATAAAGATCCTGCAAACGCAGCGGGATTTTTTCTTCTTCTGGGAACATTTCCTTCAGTTTCTCAAAATCCTTTTCGGCTTGAACCAGCTGGAGTTCCAGCTCCGCCACGCGATGTTTTTTGGCGTTAATCTTGTCGAGTTCCGTCCGTGCCGAGCCAAGATCGCGTTCAAGGCGTTCACGTTCCACCACGAACGGGTCCCACATATAAGTATATACGCAGTAACCCACGGCAAGAATCAAAAGGATAATGAATATGGCGTATACGTTCTTTTTGTCTTTAAAGTCTATATTGCCCATACTACCCCTCCAAATCCTTTTTCAGGACAACCTTGATGGTAAAGTTGTATGCTTCTTCACCATCAACCTTGGTAGTAGCGATTGTCACCAGAGAAACCTTTTCGACACTCGCCTGCTTTTCGAGTTTTACCATGTATTCGGCAACTTCGGAGAAGTCAAACGTGGTGCCCTTCATTTCCAAGTCAAATTCGTCCATTTGACCGATGCTGGTAATCCACATGTTGGGAGGAAGCACCGAAGAAATATTCTCAAAGAGAATGACCCAGCGTTTTTTGCTGACCTGGATGCTCTTGAGCGCATTGATCTTGGTATTGATAACGGCTTGCTTTTGTTCCAAGTCGCCAATCTTGGTCAGGAGCGGACGCTCGCGTTCCACTTCCTCTTTTACACTCTGCACCTCTTGTTCCAAGCCGTTAATGGTCTCGGTAATAAACGCCTGCACCATGGCCACCGAAACGATGGCGACAATCAAAGCCACCGTCGGCCAAATCACACGGCGGTCCGTAATCCAAGAGAAATCCTTTTGCTTTTTTCGATACTCCGGAGGGAGGAGGTTAATCGAAATGCAAAGCGCTTTCTTTTCTGCAGCTTTTGTTTTTGTCTTTTTTGCCGCCATTAGAACTTCCTCATCGCGAGTCCCAGAGCAGGGGCATAAATGTTAGATAAACCGAGCGAAATACCGCCCTCACCAAAGACCTTGGCGTCGCACTCCACATAGCGGAACGGGTTCACCGTATCGGTCTCTATGCCAGTGCGCTCGGCAATGTAAGCCTTGAGTCCAGGAATGGAGGCGCCGCCGCCACCCAGCAAAATCTTGCTCAGTTCACTGGAATCTTCCGAAGACGAGAAGTAGCGGATACCGAACTCAATCTGGCCCATCAAGTCTTCAAAGGCGATCTTCAAAGTTTCTTCAACTTCGGCTTCCGAAAATCCATCCACGATAGACATGTCGCCTTTTTCAAAAATCTCGTGGCACTTGGCGGCATCGACACCCAAGTGCGTACACAACTTCGCAATCACCAAATCCAGCGAACCGCCGGTCATGGCACGCATCGAGTGGAACTTGCCGTTTTGAACAAACGCGATGCTCATCTTCTTTTCGCCAATGTTCACAATGGCTGCGGTCTGCTGGGCGTCCTCGGCAGAGGCGGTCGCCATGTACGAGTTGACCAAGCCAAAAATATCGACGTCCATCGCCGAGAGCTTGAGCGACCTGGACTTGAAGAACTGCGCCCAGGAGTCCAACAGGGCGTTCTTGGCGGCGACGACGTTCGCCGTGACCTCTTCGGCGTCACGAGATTCCACTTCGTAGTCGATGACGTTGTCCTGGTCATCGAAAGGCGGACGGGACTGCGCGGTCTGGAGAATA
It contains:
- the pilM gene encoding pilus assembly protein PilM, which gives rise to MALGLIAKIRGERETVGIDVGHYSIKYVKVYHNSRGGKVVVDADLEPVPEGAIVNGEIQHREGDAPTGEDGKKEKDGAELLNEAMSRLLIRHPIDESVDVVASVNCGAGAGGVLVDRLSVKVPKNGNEAAIILQTAQSRPPFDDQDNVIDYEVESRDAEEVTANVVAAKNALLDSWAQFFKSRSLKLSAMDVDIFGLVNSYMATASAEDAQQTAAIVNIGEKKMSIAFVQNGKFHSMRAMTGGSLDLVIAKLCTHLGVDAAKCHEIFEKGDMSIVDGFSEAEVEETLKIAFEDLMGQIEFGIRYFSSSEDSSELSKILLGGGGASIPGLKAYIAERTGIETDTVNPFRYVECDAKVFGEGGISLGLSNIYAPALGLAMRKF
- a CDS encoding secretin N-terminal domain-containing protein, which encodes MKKLTKILTILLMVASFATVWAAPAEGSVAPNKKLYDFNFVDMDFEAVFRSVSVVAGVDILLAPEVKGKMSLKVTKKTWQETLDIVCNMNELTWVIQDKYIMIQRTSTYLAKQKKLADEEKQVAESAPLVRKNFQVHHAKAEELVKVLESMKSGRGRITTVERTNSIIVYDTEDKIEQMNNALAELDVETLQIMITAKLVVVSSELARELGVDWTATMGNTALTPGVAGTATGSAAASTRTSAVVQSFPNNGASPAVNKASTAITTSLLDNNLQVAITSLMGDASTEVLASPQVSTLDNTEAQVFMGDKVSIRVIDDDGESSTQLVETGIKLTVTPHVSGDNRILLDLHPENNSYSYDEKGEVVISTQEAKTKVVVADGETVVIGGLTRNENQEEERGIPFLKDIPLIGNLFKYSRNSVIKKDLVIFVTPRIIRNYIGDVELSEPSAVVEGQEKEAPQAAPAAQPAPAAQPAAQPAPAAQTAPQAEPAPAAAPEAPAPEAPAAESGDWQ
- the holA gene encoding DNA polymerase III subunit delta, whose product is MILTLIGEDNFTKDKCVEKFLCDTLGDRRDDPLAKQILFATDTNIPSIADAVITACDSVSMFSPEQVVVVRKGEALKADDVKSLAKWLSHGPQCKLLMEFEKLDARGELYKTLAKVGEIQKYEVPKQYKMAEWIAAAIPTHFNKAIDRDACQYLADALGTDTKLVSEEIEKVLLFAPDCPKITLELVRTMIVPQREMVSYEINDSFGMRDAKTYTRMLNEMLNNGVSAIQIVGSLYRYSVDLLNFSTLLSKGMQAKDAAAAIGKNDFIFNVKGKAPQCARNWGRPLLCRVIRRLADLDYEIKSGLCSTRIAQELALASLVVR
- a CDS encoding PilN domain-containing protein, with amino-acid sequence MAAKKTKTKAAEKKALCISINLLPPEYRKKQKDFSWITDRRVIWPTVALIVAIVSVAMVQAFITETINGLEQEVQSVKEEVERERPLLTKIGDLEQKQAVINTKINALKSIQVSKKRWVILFENISSVLPPNMWITSIGQMDEFDLEMKGTTFDFSEVAEYMVKLEKQASVEKVSLVTIATTKVDGEEAYNFTIKVVLKKDLEG
- a CDS encoding type 4a pilus biogenesis protein PilO — encoded protein: MGNIDFKDKKNVYAIFIILLILAVGYCVYTYMWDPFVVERERLERDLGSARTELDKINAKKHRVAELELQLVQAEKDFEKLKEMFPEEEKIPLRLQDLYSVLRSSGVQIQKFNPEGSSPKEHYIENRYSIAVNSGYHMLGYLFAEIANFNYPTAISNLRLSRYSGIAAELQKAETHGWTPITMSVTFNLTTYTSKKAQ